GAAATCACCCCAATGTCTCCATTCATTAGGCGACAAAGTTCTTTAGAAATGGCAAGCCCTAAGCCAGTGCCAGAGTAAGACTTAGACGAAGAGTTGTCGAGTTGGGTAAATGTACTAAACAATCGATTTTGATCTTCGGGCGATATACCCAAGCCGCTATCAGCTACCTCTACCAATAAGTGTACAGACAGTTCGCCCTTAGAAGCAAGCGTAAACTTGATGGCTACTTGCCCGTCTTCGGTAAATTTAATAGCGTTCGACATCAGGTTAGATATAATCTGAATTAAACGGGTTTCGTCTGCCTCCAAAAAATAAGGGATTTTAGGGTCTACCTGATAACTCAAAAAATTGTTTTTGGCTTTGGCTTGTTGCAAAAATAAGGTGTAAACCTTTTCTACCATAAAGCGGATGTCCATTGGCTTCGGGTGTAGCGCCATTTTACCCGCTTCTAGTTTCGACAAGTCCAAAATATCGTTGAGAATATTGAGCAAGGTCTCTGACGACTTTTTGATAGTGTACATATATTCTTGCTGCTTGTTTTCCAGTGGAGTATCCATCATAAGGTCAATCATTCCTATAATTCCGTTCATAGGCGTGCGTATCTCGTGGCTCATATTGGCAAGAAAACGTTCTTTTACTTTGAGCGATTTCTCGGCAATTTCTTTAGCCCTGATCACCTCTTGCTCTACCAATTTCTTTTGGGTAATGTCGTGCGATATTGCCGAAACCTCTTCTATCCGCCCATCTTCTAACCTTATAGGGTTTAAGTACACTTCGCGCCACCAGGTTTCACCATCTTGAGTGTCCGATTCTATCTCAAAATATTGCGTTTCCCCTTTGAACGCATTCTCATACATTTTTTGCCAAACCTTATAGTTATTGGTTTTACGTAACTTGGCACTCAATTGGATCAACCCCCGATTGAGAGTAGGCGATACTCCATACTGGCGCTGCAGGGTTTCGGCGTAGTTGTGGTTAAACGAAGTAAGTTTCCAGTTACGGTTAATAGACCACATCACGTGTGAGCTACTCTCAAAAATAGCCTGAAGCTGGGCAGTTTTGCTACTCAACTTGGCTTCATTACGCTTTCGCTGAATTGCCAGTGCAATTTGCCCCGACACAAAGTCGAGTAACTCAAGGTCTTTGATGGTATAAATATTACGATCGCGGTACGATTTGACCGAAATTAGCCCTATTACCTCATTTTCAAACTTGAGTGGTACCCCAATCCATATTTTAGGAGCAGGACCCGATAAAATCAAGCCTTCAGCCTCAGCCAATGCCTGTATTTCTTCTTCGTAAAGAAACAAAGCTTTTTTAGACTCCACCACATACTCAGCCAGTCCTTTATCGGTTTTGTTTTGGCGTATTTCTAATCCTCCGCTGGCGAAAGCCTCATCTACATAATAGTGATAACTCATTTGGCGGTGGTCAGAGTCATACAGTTTGATATAAAAGTTTTTGGCTTGAATCACATTGCCCAGTTCCCGGTGAATGCTTTGATAAAACTGATTCATATTTTTACTGCGTACCGTCAGGTTGGCAATACTGTAGTACAGAGTCTGGGCTTTTTCGGCGCGTATCTTATCTGTGGTATCGTGTAATATGCCTCGCATTGCTGTAGGCTTACCATCTTCGAAACGACAAGTAACACTGCCTTCTAAATACAAATTACCCCCTTCTTTGTGCGACAAGATGGTGATGAAATTATATACCGTTTCGCCTTGTATGATGCTTTTGACTGTACTAAGGGTAGATTTTTTGGTGTCTTGATGGAGCAAATCAAGAATATTCATCTTTTTAAGCTCCTTATTGGTATACCCGGTTTTTTTCTTGAAAGTCTTGTTTACAAACAAAAACTTACCCCGCATAGAGCAAATAAAAATTAAGTCGTTAGAATTGTCAAACAAGTCCTGCAGTGCTTCATTACTTTGTTTGAGTGCTTTCATTACTTTGCGGTTTTCAGTAATGTCTTTGCCTACCTTGGTCAAGCCACCCAGTTCTCCTTTTTCATTGTTCAATATTACCGAGTTAAACTGAATATAGCGCACATCACCAGTTTTAGTAAGAATGGTACGCTCTGAGGTTTCCCAAAAACCCCCGTTTTGCAGGGTCTTATCAAACTCATTCCACCGTTCGGGGCGCTCGCTTTCCTGTACAAACAGGTCAAAGTAATTTTTGCCTACAATCTCCTCTTTAGTATACCCCGTTACTTTTTGCCAGTAGTTGTTGCACATAGTAACTGTACCATCAGTGGTTACACTAATCCCCATCAGGTTTACCCCTTCCAATGCTTCCTGAAACCGAGTCTTAGTCTCCTTGATCAGCTGGATGCGTTTGGCTTCTTCTTCTGCCATTTTTTGTTCTGTAATATCTACCGCTGACGCTATATATCCCCTGAAGTGGTTGCGTGCGTCGAGGTAAGGCACCCCCTTTTCTACAATCCAGCGGTATTGTCCGGTGTGGCGGAGCAAACGATATACTACCTCATATTTTTTTTGTTTTTCAAACGACTTCAACAAATGATTTTTTACCCCCTCATAGTCAGTGGGGTGCACATTTTTTAGCCAACCTTCATTGATTTCTTCTTCTACAGTTTTGCCTGTAAACTCAAGCCATTGTTTGCTGAAAAAATAAAACTGGTGTTGGGGGTTCGACATACGCAACAACACTGGGGCGTGGTTGGCAATGGTGCGAAACTGAGACTCACTTTCGCTGATAATTTTTTGAGAAATTTGTGATTGATACAACGCTTTGCCAAAAGCCACTACTACCTCTTGTTGAGATAAATACATCATTTTTTTGAGCACCAATTCACGCAAAATCAATTGGTTGTGGCGGTTTAAGACCTGTAAGTCTACTTTACCCGTACCTTGTTCCCAAGCGTCTTGAATGCCCTGTTGAATCGCCTGAAAATCGTATTGGTAACGATCACAAAACGCCTTGACACTTTTATTTACAATATCTTCGCGCTGGCATTGGTGGGTATGCAGGGTAGTTTCGTTTACGTCAATAATCATCCCGTCGTCATCACAAATAAAAATGCTGTCAATAGTTGAGTTAAACATTTCTTTGTAAAAACTATGGTTGGCCGATGGGGTACCATTGCGCTTGAGTTGGTCAAGTTCCTGACGAAGTTGTGCAATTTCCTGCATCAAATCTTCGGTGACTGGTTTATTCTCTTGATTCATCAGAGTTTGGGGGTATAGAGACACACAAACAGAACTCGTCTTGTTTGGGCAAAAAGCATTACAATGCTGTGTACCCGGTAAAATTCAAGATAAGTTCACAGAAAAAATACGGCGAATTGATTGCCTTCTATTCTTTAATCTTTGATATTACAGTAGCCCATAGCGTTGGTAGGTGTAAGTTTGAAGTGTCCACAGGGGCAAGTTTCAAGCGACAAGTCGCAAGCTACACCCTGTTTAACTGCATTGAGCAAACTGCTGTAGATTCGGTTCATAGGCAACTAATAAAATCATAGTAAACTTATTTTCAATGGGTTATGAATTTGTTAGTTTGATGCTTACCCTTGTCAGGGACTTTTAATTAACAAAATTATAAATGCTTAAAAATAAGTAAGTTATCAACTTGTTAGTTGCTAATGAAACAAGGACTAACTCGAAGCTGGTTGCTTAAAGCTTGAACCTGTCATTGCTATGGACTTTTGATATTACTCAAATATAGTTAAATCATTACAAAATAAGCTACAATTGACCAATCTCAACAAATACTTGCTGGTAGTGGTAGGGCCTACGGCAGTGGGTAAAACAACCTTGTGTATTCGTTTGGCGCAACATTTCGACACTGAGATAGTGTCTGCCGACTCCCGACAGTTTTACCGTGAAATGGCTATAGGAACCGCCAAGCCTACCTCCGAAGAATTGGCGCAAGCTCCTCATCACCTGATCGATTCTCAGTCTATTATGGATGACTATAATGTGGGAGACTATGAGAAAGATGCATTGGTTTGCCTAGAGGACATTTTTGCCCGTAAACAAGTAGCCATCCTTACGGGTGGGTCGGGCTTGTATATACAGGCGGTGTGCGATGGAATAGACGAAATGCCTGAAGTAGCTCCCGAAATTCGTGCCCAGTTGATGGGGAGGCTCCAGCAAGAAGGGCTTGAGCCTTTATTGCAGCAATTGGAGCAACTAGATCCGGTGTATTACCAACAGGTAGACCAAGCCAACCCTCATAGGGTAGTACGTGCTCTGGAGGTGTGCTTGAGTACAGGGCAACCTTATTCTTCGTTTCGTAAAAAAAATAAAGTACAGCGACCTTTTAATATTTTAAAAATAGGGTTGGAGCGTGACCGGGAAGAGTTGTACGAGCGCATTAATTTGCGCATGGACTTGATGCTGGAGCAAGGACTGTTAGAGGAGGTAAAAGCTTTGTACCCTTACAAAAACCACAATGCACTGCAAACAGTGGGGTATAAAGAGATATTTGACTATATGGACAACAAGCACGATTGGGACGAGGCAGTACGTTTGCTTAAGCGCAACAGTCGTCGATATGCGAAGCGACAAATGACTTGGTTTAGGCGAGACGAAGAAATCCATTGGTTTTCGCCCCAAAAAGTTGATACAATCATAGATTGGGTAGATCGACGAATGAGTGATTGACAAACAAATAGGGTGCTAAGAATGTTAAACAGGTGATATTTTACTTGCAAATATGAGAATAATATGCGCATACTACTTTATACTGGAAAAGGTGGGGTAGGCAAAACTACCATAGCCGCCGCCACTGCCGTAAAAACCGCCGAAATGGGGTATAAAACCTTGGTAATCTCTACCGATCCGGCGCACAGCCTGTCCGATGCCCTAGACGTAAAGCTACAGCCTGAGCCTACCCTTATTCAAGAAAACCTCTATGGGCAGGAGTTAGATGTATATTATTCTATGAAAAAGTACTGGGGACAAATGCGCGAGATGTTGTTGGCCATTTTTAAGCTACAAGGGGTAAACCGGGTAGTGGCAGAAGAAATGTCAGCGTTGCCCGGTATGGAAGAAGCCTCTGCTTTTTTGTGGATAGACAAGTATTATGAAGAAAAGGCCTTCGATGTGGTAATTATTGACAGTGCGCCTACTGGCGAAACCCTTACTTTACTTACCATTCCACAAGTGAGCCAGTGGTGGTTGAGCAAAGCATTTCCTTTTCAGAAATATGCCATCAAAGCAGTGGGGTCTATGGTACGGGGAGTTACGGGTATTCCTATAGACAAAGGGTATGAAGAACTGGATGAGCTTTTTAATAAGTTGCAAAAGGTGCAAAAACTCATGAGCAACCCCGAAATATGCTCTATTCGCTTGGTGGTAAACCCGGAGCGAATGGTGATCAAAGAAGCTAAACGTGCTTATACTTACTTGCAAATGTATGGGTATCCGGTAGACTCAGTGGTGATTAACCGCATCTTTCCAGAAATGGATGCCGACTCGGTTTTCCATAAATACATTCAGAGCCAAAAGAAGTACTTACAAACTATAGAAGAAAGTTTTGATCCGCTGCCTATTGCACAGGTAAAACATTTGGGGGAAGAAGTTTTTGGAATCGATTTGCTCAAAACCATCGCTACCTTGCTTTACCCCGACAGCGATCCTTCAAAGCCTTTGTACAACGAGTCCCCTTTTCAAATCATTGAAAATGGCAGTCGTTATTTGTTAAAAATCCACTTGCCTTTTGTAGAAGAAGGGAGTGAAGACCTCCGTGTAACCAGCGTAGGGCAAGAGTTGGTTATACAATTGGGCAACCAAAGACGCAATTTTTTCGTGCCTAACTTCCTGAGCTTTTATACTATGGAAAAACACACCATCAACGAAGGTTGGCTAGTGGTTTTCTACAAAAAGAAAGGGGTATAATACACGTCAGTACCATTGTATAGCATCACTATAACTTTTGACTGGCTTACAAGAAATCACTATCTTGAACTTTATAACACTGACAAAAACATAAATTGATATTATAGATGTCTATGAATCCTTTTTTAGAGAAATTTGATACACCTTTTGAAACGGTACCTTTTGATAAAATCAAAACGGAGCATTTTAAACCTGCCATAGAAGCCGCAATGACAGAAGGTAAAGCAGAAGTAAAAGCCATTACTGACAATGCAGAGGCTCCTACTTTTGTCAATACCGTAGAAGCCCTGGAGCGTGCCGGGTCTAAAGTAAATATTGTAGCAGGAGTATTGTCGAACCTCAATAGTGCCGAAACCAGCCCAGAGATTCAGGAGTTGGCAAAAGATATTTTTCCAATGATTACCGAGTACGGCAACGACATCTTGTTGGATGAAGCTTTATTTGCTCGAATCAAAGCGGTATACGAACAAAAAGAAGCCTTGAGTCTATCGGCAGAGCAAACTACTTTGTTAGACAAAACTTATAAGAGTTTTGTGCGTAATGGAGCAAATTTAAATGATACAGATAAGCAAAAGTTAAGGGAAATAGATGTAGCGTTGTCGAAGCTTTCGGTGCAGTTTGGGCAAAACGTATTGGCAGATACCAATGCGTATACTATGCATTTAACTGATGAGGCAGATCTTGAAGGTTTACCAGACCAAGTGCGTGAGGCGGCCGCAATGACGGCAAAGCAAATGGAAAAAGAAGGGTGGGTGTTTACTTTACAATACCCAAGTTATGTGCCCTTTATGACCTATGCCAGCAAGCGTGAATTGCGAGAAAAACTTGCCAAGGCTTACGCCAAAAGAGGGTGTCAAGGCAACGACAACGATAACCAAAAAATAGTAAAAGACTTTGCGCGCCTGCGTTATGAAAGAGCCAACCTATTGGGGTATGCTACCCACGCCGATTTTGTGCTGGAGCAACGCATGGCAAGTACCCCCAAGGTGGTAGAAAACTTCTTGAACGACTTGCTCAAGCATGCCAAACCCGCAGCTGACAAAGAGATGCAAGAATTGGTGTCTTATGCCAAAAAACTGGATGGTATAGAGGAAATGCAGCGTTGGGATTATGCCTATTACTCTGAGAAACTCAAGAAAGAGAAGTTTAATATTGACGACGAAATGCTCAAGCCTTATTTTGAGTTGGATAAGGTGATTGAGGGTATTTTTGCAGTAGCAAAAAAACTATATGGGCTCAACTTTAAAGCCAATGCCGATATTCCGGTGTATCACCCAGAGGTAAAGGCGTATGAGGTAGAAGATGAGGAGGGGCGCCATGTATCTGTGTTTTATGCTGATTTTTTTCCAAGAGAAGGCAAACGCAATGGTGCTTGGATGACCAGCTTTAGAGGGCAAAAAGTAGTCAATGAGGAAGAGCAGCGCCCTCATGTGTCTATTGTATGCAACTTTACCAAACCCACCGAAACTCGCCCATCTTTGCTTACTTTCAACGAGGTACTGACCTTTTTCCATGAGTTTGGGCATGCTTTGCATGGGATGTTGGCAAGTGGTAATTATGAAAGCCTGAGTGGTACCCATGTATACTGGGACTTTGTGGAACTACCTTCGCAGATTATGGAAAACTGGGTGTTTGAAAAAGAAACTCTGGACATTTTTGCCCAACATTACAAAACCGGGGAAAGTATTCCTGCTGACCTGATTCAACGCATCAAAGACAGTGCAAACTACATGCAAGGATACCAAACCGTTCGCCAGATTAGTTTTGGCAGGTTAGATATGGCATGGCATGCTCAAGATCCTCGCAATGTTGGTGATATTGCAACATTTGAGCGTGAGGTAGGGGAGGAGACGCGTTTGTTTCCCGAAAGCAAAGAAAACAATAGCATGAGCTGTGGTTTTAGTCATATTTTTGCCGGAGGCTATTCGGCAGGCTACTATAGTTACAAATGGGCAGAGGTATTAGACGCTGATGCTTATGAGTATTTTCAGGAAAACGGGATTTTTGATTCCAAAACTGCCCAATCTTTCAAAGACAACATTTTAGCAAAAGGAGGCAGCGAGCACCCTATGGTGTTGTACAAACGCTTTAGAGGCAAAGAGCCTTCACCAGAAGCTTTGTTGCGTCGTGCCGGTTTGATCGAAAGTAAGTAACTAAAAGTAATGAAGTTTTAAGGGGCTGTCTCATAATTCAAGCATTACCAAATTTCTTTTTTTAAGAAAAAACGGTTTTAAAAACCTGGCAGGTAGGGGTTAATATTCAAAATAATATTTTAGTTGAAGTTATTATGAGACAGTCCTTTTTTAGTTTTAGGAATGGTGAAAAAATAAATTACCGATTTTGAGGTAGGGATTTTATTCTGAGAGGAGGCACTTTTTGCAGGCGTAACCATAGCTACGGCTAAAAAAAGTAATGAAGTATCAGGGTGAAAGAGCACCTCCACCCGAACTTGATTCGGGGGTTATTTTTTTTCCGTTCCTTAATAGCGTAAACAATCACAAATGCCTGTTCACTATACACCCGAAGAAGTGCTTAATCTTGTAAAACTCATTTGCAATGGGCAACCAGAAAATGAAGCACTTGCCGAGCAAATTATTCAAGGCAGAGGATTGCCCAAGGCGCTTGAGTACTTTATGCAAATAGAGAGCGATGCCCTTCGAAAAAAAGCCATGTGTGTTCGGTATGGGTTGGTAGAAGCTTTTCCTCATTTACGTGAATGGAATTTTAACCCTTATCTAAAACACTATAACCTACCCTTAAGAGAGAGTTTTATTGGTTTACAGCATTTTGAGAGCCTTGAGCGCCTCATGATCAACCAATACCGTAATGAGGTATTGACACTGCCTCCCGAAATAGGTTTATTGACCCAGCTTACGGCACTGGCTGTACTTACCTCACAATTGTTTGAGCTACCCCAAGAAATAGGGCAGCTGCGCAACCTCATCGAAATATCTATTACTTATTGTCGTTTGACTGAATTGCCCCCACAAATAGCCCAATGGCAAAAACTCAAATCGCTGAACCTGAAGTACAATAAATTGCATCGCCTACCTCCAGAAGTAAGTGAACTTGGGTTGTTGCAAAGGGTGAGTTTGTTTCATAACCAATTGCAGGGCTTGCCGGATGGTTTTGAAAAGTTAAAAAAAATTGAAAAATTGTATTTAGGAGGCAATCAGTTCAAGGTTTTCCCCAAACAGGTGTTGGCGCTAACAAATTTAACCGAGCTTAATTTATACGATAATCAACTGAGCGAAATACCAGCAGAGATTGTGCAGTTAACCAAACTTCAGTATTTGTATTTGCACAGCAATCAGTTAACTAGTTTACCTAAAATAATCCAGCGAATGCCTAGCTTAAAAGCAATTCATTTGAAGAACAACCCCATAGCACCCCTTCATCAAGAGAAACTCACCAGACAGTTTGCTGGTATCATATTAAAGTTTTGACCAGGTTACTTACTGAGCTTCGAGTCGTGAAAAGCGGCACGTTTCCACACGTTTTTTTCTTTGACCCACATCTGTGTTACACGGATGATAGATTTAAATTTTTTAGCTCGAAAAACACCACTGGAAGTGATTAGGCCATTGGCAATGGCACTATTGCCATATACCTTCACTGTGAGTTCGGTCATTTGGTAAGTATGCACCTTTAGTTGTCCTGATTTGAGTTGGGTGTGTCGTTTTTTGATGTAATTGAGCCATCCTTTTTTGTCAATCAAGGCACTGCCACTGTTTGAGTGAATGTACTCTTCAGTAAGGTGTTGGTCTAAAAAAATTACATCAGCAGTTAAAAATGCTTGATTAAACGCTTCAATGGCTTGGGTTACTTCTTGGATGGCTTGGGTAGAGCGTTGCGCATGTAGCGGCAAGGTGTACAAAAATGTGGCAATGATCAAACCCGTAATTGACTTAAAACTATTCATAGAAGCAGTAGTTTAAATTTCTATCATTGTAGAGGGAGAAAACAATTTTTTTACTTTCACTTTTTCAGCCCCCGAAAAATGGTTTCCTACCAACCATACCCGTCGTAGTTTTTTTAATTGACCAATTTCGGGGGGCAAGGTTGTCAAACGATTATAGCTCAGGTGTAGCACCTCAAGGTTGGTCATGAGACCTATCAAAGGAGTAACGGTTTCTATCTTGTTATGCTCTAATCGCAATTCGCGCAAATATTCTAGTTGGCATATACATTCAGGAAACTCACTGAAAAAATTATCATTGAGGTACAAACGTTTTAAGTATTTAAGGTTACTGATCTCGTCTGGCAAGGTACTTAATTGATTGAGCTCAAGAAATAGAAAATTTAAATTAGTAAGCCCACCCACCGCAGCAGGCACCTCCTCAATGTCGAGGTTATCAAGCGAAAGCTCCCGATTATGAATCCAATCCTGTAGTTGGTCGGCACTAGCAGTTTGTTGCTGGAGGCAAAACATCCAACCTGTATTCAATAACCGCAAGGCAGTATTGCCCACAATAGAAGAGTTAAGGTTAAACTCAAAGTGTAGTTCAGACAAAAAATCAGAAAGCTTTGACTCATTGTCCAAATGGTACTCCAGGTCAAAGTTATAACTGAGGGCATACACATCGGAGCTTGAAGCCAGACTGTTTTCAACAATTAATCTGGACTGTTCAGTCACAAAATCGTCAGGAAAAAAAAGTGAGATAGCAAAAAGGTAAGAAAGGATATCAATGGAAAGATTAGAGGTGTTTTCGGAGAGTTGAAACGCACCAATGATATTGCTTTTGTCCAGTGTTTCGAGTAATTCAAGTATGGTCTGAAAGTGCTCTTCAGACGAGTTGTCCAGATGTTGATTATTAGCCATGGCAAAAGCCCTAAAAAGTAGTAAATCTCAATATTAGTTGAATAAGCATACATTGACATGACTTGTTTTAGCTTATTCTTAAAAGTTAATATACAAAAACCCTACTATATTCTAAAGTTTTCATTTTTATCAAGGAGATTTATGACAAAGTAGTCATAATATAAGTGTTATGTTTAACCTTAAAATAGTGCTACTTATCGAAATATCAAGTTGTTTAGTCTAAACTGATTGACTTTATACTAATATATGTTGTATACATAGACAAGAGCATAGTTGATTTACCTTATAAATAAAATTAGACATTCTAAAAAGTTTAATTTTTCCATAAAAAGCAAGCACCTACACACCCCAAAAATCATTGTTTTTGGGGTGTGTTTTTTTTGTAGGTACTTTTTAGTCAATTACTTAGTATCTCAAGTTACGCAGTTTTCTGAAGGTCACCTGTTTCTATTGTTGAATGGCTTTATTGCGCAATGCGTAGCCAAACCATTGAGCAATAAAGCCATATAACCATCAAAATAAGTAGGTCTGCGTAACTTCAGTTAGTATAATAATTATTGACTTTTCCCTTCAGCGATTAACTCATCCATTGTTTGTTTAAAATCTCTTTTAAAATCCTCATAATATTTGCCTGTTCCGGGGCCGTTAAACCCTGTGTGTATTTTACGTACCTTGCCCTGGCGGTCAATAAAAATGGTGGTAGGAAAAGATAAAATATGATTGAGCATTGGCAATGTTTTCGCGGCTTCTTTTTTATCATTATGCCCCGCAAATAAAAAGTCATACCCTATATTATACCGTTTAATCATCTTCTCAATGCGTTTTTTCGCCTTCGCAAACTCAGGGCTGCGTTCATAAGCCAAACCGATAATTTCTACCCCACGACTTTTATTTTTGTCATACCAGGGAGCTAAAAAAGCCGTTTCATCCAAACAATTGGGGCACCAAGTGCCAAATATTTGTACCAACACCACCTTATTTTTAAACTTTGGGTCATTCAACGATACTTTTTTGCCCAACATATCAGGAAAGCTAAACGCAAGCTTGTCGTGACCAGGTTTTAGGTAAGTAAGCCTGTTGGCATCAGGTAATTTAGCTTGGGCGTTTTTTATCCCTGTCCAACTTTCGTATACACTTTTACCATGCCAAAACTGCCCCTTGAGACTGTCGCCTTGTTGGGTGGCTTGAAACAAAAAAGCGTGATTGCCATCAAAGGCGCTAATTTGTAGCTCACCAGCTTGGTTTACTTGTCCCTCAAGATAACGGTAGTCGCCAGTAGTAGTCATAAAAGTACCCGTTACCTTACGTTTTTGTTGTTTGAAAATACCTATAGCCGGATATGTGCTCCCATCTTTTTTGGTAAACTCTACCTGCCACCTACCATTAAAGTCAACCAATGGTTGATTGGCATCAGCTACAGGAGCAAAACGGTAGTTTTTGCCGTGTTCAGCTTCAAACGCTACCTCATAAGGTTTTTTGAGCCCGTTTTTTATCCACAAACCCTTGATACGCCTCCCATCAATGATTTTACCCGTAAGGTAAGCATCAAACACGTGCAGAGTAATCTTGACCGAATCAGGTTTTACAAACTCAAATTCATCAAGTAAAATGCGTTCTTCGCCATTGATGATATGGGCAGTATATTGTTGGTTTTCCTCGTTTTTTTTGATGTCTAACTGAAAGGGCAATTTGCCTCCCGGAGTTTGTATAGTAGCACGCCACATACCAGCGGTAAGTAGGGGCGTTTTTTGAGTTTGTTTGTTTTCTGAAGTGGGTTGTTTGCAGGCACTCACAAAAAACAGGAGTAAAAACGTGTACAGCGCTAGTGAAAATTGTGGAAATATCTTTTTCATAATGGATGATTGAGTACTTAGTAACAATGTTCTAAATCGGACAGCTTCAAAGCCCCGATTTCTTATCGTATTAGCGTCAACTTAACTTTTCAGTTGAATTATTTAAATTACTGATAGGCCAATACTCCTCAGTGATTTTAGTCAAAGTTGATTACTGATTACCTTCGGTGAGCTCCCGTTGGTCGGTTATCAAATGGTTATAAGTTTAAAAACTATTTAATTTAGACGTAAAACTGAAACCCTTTGAAAAATAAAGCAAGTACGCAAATTTAATATACGCCATTGGTTTACAGTGATTAATAGGGTAAACATTTACTCGAATCCGCTATGGACTACGGACTAAATGCTA
This sequence is a window from Microscilla marina ATCC 23134. Protein-coding genes within it:
- a CDS encoding TlpA disulfide reductase family protein, whose translation is MKKIFPQFSLALYTFLLLFFVSACKQPTSENKQTQKTPLLTAGMWRATIQTPGGKLPFQLDIKKNEENQQYTAHIINGEERILLDEFEFVKPDSVKITLHVFDAYLTGKIIDGRRIKGLWIKNGLKKPYEVAFEAEHGKNYRFAPVADANQPLVDFNGRWQVEFTKKDGSTYPAIGIFKQQKRKVTGTFMTTTGDYRYLEGQVNQAGELQISAFDGNHAFLFQATQQGDSLKGQFWHGKSVYESWTGIKNAQAKLPDANRLTYLKPGHDKLAFSFPDMLGKKVSLNDPKFKNKVVLVQIFGTWCPNCLDETAFLAPWYDKNKSRGVEIIGLAYERSPEFAKAKKRIEKMIKRYNIGYDFLFAGHNDKKEAAKTLPMLNHILSFPTTIFIDRQGKVRKIHTGFNGPGTGKYYEDFKRDFKQTMDELIAEGKSQ
- a CDS encoding nuclear transport factor 2 family protein yields the protein MNSFKSITGLIIATFLYTLPLHAQRSTQAIQEVTQAIEAFNQAFLTADVIFLDQHLTEEYIHSNSGSALIDKKGWLNYIKKRHTQLKSGQLKVHTYQMTELTVKVYGNSAIANGLITSSGVFRAKKFKSIIRVTQMWVKEKNVWKRAAFHDSKLSK
- a CDS encoding leucine-rich repeat domain-containing protein; translated protein: MANNQHLDNSSEEHFQTILELLETLDKSNIIGAFQLSENTSNLSIDILSYLFAISLFFPDDFVTEQSRLIVENSLASSSDVYALSYNFDLEYHLDNESKLSDFLSELHFEFNLNSSIVGNTALRLLNTGWMFCLQQQTASADQLQDWIHNRELSLDNLDIEEVPAAVGGLTNLNFLFLELNQLSTLPDEISNLKYLKRLYLNDNFFSEFPECICQLEYLRELRLEHNKIETVTPLIGLMTNLEVLHLSYNRLTTLPPEIGQLKKLRRVWLVGNHFSGAEKVKVKKLFSPSTMIEI
- a CDS encoding leucine-rich repeat domain-containing protein; amino-acid sequence: MPVHYTPEEVLNLVKLICNGQPENEALAEQIIQGRGLPKALEYFMQIESDALRKKAMCVRYGLVEAFPHLREWNFNPYLKHYNLPLRESFIGLQHFESLERLMINQYRNEVLTLPPEIGLLTQLTALAVLTSQLFELPQEIGQLRNLIEISITYCRLTELPPQIAQWQKLKSLNLKYNKLHRLPPEVSELGLLQRVSLFHNQLQGLPDGFEKLKKIEKLYLGGNQFKVFPKQVLALTNLTELNLYDNQLSEIPAEIVQLTKLQYLYLHSNQLTSLPKIIQRMPSLKAIHLKNNPIAPLHQEKLTRQFAGIILKF